A region of Vigna radiata var. radiata cultivar VC1973A chromosome 10, Vradiata_ver6, whole genome shotgun sequence DNA encodes the following proteins:
- the LOC106774594 gene encoding pre-mRNA-splicing factor 38B, with product MDLETENRLAAILMKEAAELRRQSEREGVLAYLRKPDVRTRPNSRFLTATVRGVQQANRAVEVNEMWRLRQKELELDKRIKEKSIDKRSKERSHRDDNLSRGTERHSGIDNSTRTSASRSSHREYGCDKNDKSSSDRNHKDDKSSNVYTSCPSEHEHEHGVEGLKDEELEEFLHSRTKRGRGAVGPRMDETGPYLPPDSDGEPGTSPNVRHRRVIFGPEKPLSLRSYDTSDEEELHEEKRKKSKKSRSRSSEKEHSKRRKSKDKSKHKKKKREEKRSKHHH from the exons ATGGATTTGGAGACTGAAAATAGATTAGCTGCTATCCTCATGAAGGAAGCAGCAGAATTACGGCGGCAGTCTGAAAGGGAAGGTGTTCTTGCTTATCTTCGAAAGCCTGACGTACGGACTAGGCCAAATTCGCGATTCCTCACTGCTACTGTACGTGGAGTTCAACAAG CAAATAGAGCAGTGGAAGTGAATGAGATGTGGCGATTGCGGCAAAAGGAACTGGAGCTTGATAAACGgattaaagaaaaatcaatcGATAAAAGAAGTAAAGAGAGAAGTCATAGGGATGATAACTTATCAAGAGGCACGGAAAGACATTCTGGTATTGATAACAGCACTAGAACCTCTGCCTCACGTTCAAGTCATAGAGAATATGGGTgtgataaaaatgataaaagcagCAGTGACAGAAATCATAAGGATGATAAAAGCTCTAATGTCTATACTTCATGCCCGAGTGAACATGAACATGAACATGGTGTGGAAGGTTTAAAGGATGAAGAGCTTGAAGAATTTCTGCACTCAAG GACCAAAAGAGGCAGAGGTGCTGTTGGTCCGAGGATGGATGAGACTGGACCTTACCTTCCTCCTGATTCAGATGGGGAGCCGGGTACTAGTCCGAATGTAAGGCATCGCCGTGTTATTTTTGGTCCGGAGAAGCCCTTGTCATTGAGATCATATGATACTTCTGATGAGGAGGAACTTCATGAAGAAAAGCggaaaaagagtaaaaagtCTCGCTCTAGGAGCTCGGAGAAGGAGCATTCTAAGAGGCGCAAGTCCAAAGATAAATCTAagcataagaaaaagaaaagggaggAGAAAAGAAGTAAACATCATCACTAA
- the LOC106775291 gene encoding uncharacterized protein LOC106775291, with product MATQYCIPEDDIEMNDDFFENFEAPKFVDFTAPDSCRPGDDSHWFCSRVGCDRKHEQELDSETLYKKFVLRVMATRSPNVRLRKALKKREASANLKCPHSAPAKSRVSRMNFISSSPLKMTDKNVQVKPLSKVAATPNAKVRPSPPVAKTLTTPRNNQKKVSNVEPFRSVQSKKVLTVGVPKSRVVSKALVFPSPKKVIKIKNSMEFKTPMRALCSAMKKLELNGVKKNEEGGSNSLPVTASKKQLRGRVIKSRVFDSLSSNNLKEPETNSMSSLKEKKVKKDTQKGQVAKPHQNDFSDMEIDEKSSHESGTSASGAEISLGDEISQEPTRGENLVIVQVLSEASKCYTTSLSNSNNKEKINEEMRNSVSAKGKVSESTKRKAEEKSLAYSNDKENGRQLIENDDKENASIVHENIEMSTDVFQKKAILGSKHEDESRKTQKKSSTTTTTYPIVKYRKLKPTNPKPFKLRTDERRILKEANLDRKFLSPLKETAVKGGGTAMKKHRNLKSETVYTKNEPDTDHYSSCDEKSRPKTQENQYGGIQIDNSSCKVQRKLSATTPCKNYPRPKLQKPNDVSDKFKIKSEMTQLKVLRPLSALPRKKEKAIIATKLSLIMEKPSDIVKPKAAKPRKALTVPIEPKFHRLHVPKDCNRKRT from the exons ATGGCAACTCAGTACTGCATACCAGAAGACGATATAGAAATGAATGATGACTTTTTCGAGAACTTTGAAGCTCCCAAGTTTGTGGATTTCACGGCACCTGATTCTTGCCGTCCCGGCGATGACAGCCACTGGTTCTGCTCACGTGTTG GATGTGACCGAAAGCATGAGCAAGAGTTGGATTCTGAAACTCTCTACAAGAAATTTGTTCTTAGG GTTATGGCTACAAGAAGTCCCAATGTACGCCTCAGAAAAGctttgaaaaaaagagaagcAAG CGCAAATTTGAAGTGCCCCCATTCAGCTCCTGCAAAGTCAAGGGTGTCAAGGATGAACTTTATTTCGTCATCACCACTCAAGATGACCGACAAGAACGTCCAAGTTAAACCTCTTTCTAAGGTTGCAGCAACCCCCAATGCTAAGGTGAGGCCATCACCTCCGGTGGCCAAGACCTTGACCACTCCAAGGAATAATCAAAAGAAGGTTTCCAATGTAGAACCGTTTAGAAGTGTTCAGAGTAAGAAAGTGTTGACTGTTGGTGTGCCTAAGAGCAGAGTGGTGTCTAAGGCTCTTGTTTTTCCCTCGCCTAAGAAGGTCATAAAGATCAAGAATTCTATGGAATTTAAAACACCAATGAGAGCACTGTGTTCAGCAATGAAAAAGCTTGAACtcaatggagtcaagaagaatgaagaaggagGAAGCAACTCATTGCCAGTGACTGCCTCAAAAAAGCAATTGAGGGGAAGAGTAATCAAGAGCCGTGTGTTTGATTCCTTGAGTTCTAATAATCTTAAGGAACCAGAAACTAACTCAATGTCAAGTTTGAAGgagaagaaagtgaagaaagaCACTCAGAAAGGACAGGTTGCTAAGCCTCATCAAAATGACTTTAGTGATATGGAGATAGATGAAAAATCTAGTCATGAATCAGGAACTTCAGCCAGTGGTGCTGAAATATCCCTTGGAGATGAAATTTCCCAAGAACCAACAAGAGGGGAGAACTTAGTTATAGTTCAAGTTTTGTCAGAAGCTTCCAAATGTTACACTACCTCACTGTCAAATTCCaacaataaagaaaagataaatgaaGAGATGAGGAACTCGGTTTCTGCAAAGGGAAAAGTTTCTGAATCCACCAAGAGAAAGGCCGAAGAAAAATCATTAGCTTATTctaatgacaaagaaaatgggAGGCAGCTCATTGAAAATGATGACAAGGAAAATGCTTCAATAGTTCATGAAAATAT AGAGATGAGTACCGACGTGTTCCAAAAGAAGGCTATTCTTGGAAGCAAGCATGAGGATGAATCGAGAAAAACACAAAAG AAATCTTCAACGACCACAACTACTTATCCGATTGTGAAGtatagaaaattaaaacccACAAATCCCAAGCCTTTTAAGCTGAGAACTGAT GAAAGGAGAATTCTTAAAGAAGCAAACTTGGATAGAAAATTTCTCTCACCATTAAAAGAAACCGCAGTTAAAGGTGGTGGGACAGCAATGAAGAAACATCGGAACCTA aaaagtGAAACTGTTTACACAAAAAATGAACCAGACACTGATCATTACAGCAGTTGTGACGAGAAATCACGCCCAAAAACACAGGAAAACCAATAT GGTGGCATTCAAATTGACAACTCCAGCTGCAAAGTGCAACGTAAATTATCTGCTACAACACCTTGTAAGAATTATCCACGTCCTAAACTTCAGAAACCCAATGATGTGAgtgataaattcaaaataaaatctgaaatgACGCAGCTTAAAGTTCTGAGACCTCTGAG TGCTTTAccaaggaagaaagaaaaggctATCATTGCAACAAAACTTAGTCTTATTATGGAAAAGCCATCAGATATTGTGAAGCCAAAGGCAGCAAAGCCACGGAAGGCATTAACCGTTCCTATCGAACCAAAGTTTCACCGTTTACATGTGCCAAAGGATTGCAACAGGAAACGCACTTGA
- the LOC106774500 gene encoding squalene monooxygenase isoform X2, with protein MGMDFEFILGGITVSTMVLLFVLFNSASKKEATGLVHAENNGSSMITTTAENGNQHQEISPTSDIIIVGAGVAGSALAYTLGKEGRRVHVIERDLSEPDRIVGELLQPGGYLKLIELDLQDCVGEIDAQQVFGYALYKDGKNTKLSYSLEKFDSDVSGKSFHNGRFIQRMREKASTLPNVKLEQGTVTSLLEENGIIRGVNYKTRNGQELTAKAPLTIVCDGCFSNLRRSLCNPKVDVPSHFVGLVLENCNLPYENHGHVILGDPSPILFYPISSTEIRCLVDVPAGKKLPSLGNGDMARYLKTVVAPQVPPELHASFIAAVDKGNIRSMPNRSMPASPYSTPGALLMGDAFNMRHPLTGGGMTVALSDIVLLRNLLRPLHDLHDANALCKYLESFYTLRKPMASTINTLAGALYKVFCASPDPASKELRQACFDYLSLGGVFSDGPISLLSGCLCYHFSHYQG; from the exons ATGGGGAtggattttgaatttattttgggCGGAATTACAGTTTCTACTATGGTTCTTCTGTTTGTTCTATTCAATTCTGCATCAAAGAAGGAGGCCACAGGTTTAGTACATGCAGAAAATAATGGTAGCAGTATGATAACAACAACAGCAGAAAATGGAAACCAACATCAAGAAATTTCACCAACCTCCGACATCATCATTGTCGGTGCTGGGGTTGCTGGTTCAGCCCTTGCTTACACACTTGGCAAG GAAGGAAGGCGAGTGCATGTTATTGAAAGGGACTTGAGTGAACCAGACAGGATTGTGGGAGAATTGCTACAACCTGGAGGTTATCTCAAGCTAATTGAGTTGGATCTCCAAG ATTGTGTGGGTGAGATTGATGCTCAGCAAGTCTTTGGCTATGCTCTTTACAAGGATGGGAAAAATACCAAACTTTCTTATTCCTTGGAAAAGTTTGACTCTGATGTTTCTGGAAAAAGCTTTCACAATGGCCGTTTCATACAGAGAATGCGAGAAAAGGCTTCAACTCTTCCAAA TGTAAAATTAGAACAAGGGACTGTCACATCTCtgctagaagaaaatggaaTCATCAGAGGGGTAAACTACAAAACCAGAAATGGACAAGAGCTCACAGCTAAGGCTCCACTGACTATAGTATGTGATGGTTGTTTTTCCAACTTGAGACGTTCTCTTTGCAACCCAAAG GTTGATGTACCATCTCATTTTGTTGGTCTGGTCCTAGAGAACTGCAATCTTCCATATGAAAACCACGGGCACGTTATCTTGGGTGATCCTTCTCCCATTTTGTTTTATCCCATAAGTAGCACTGAGATTCGGTGTCTGGTTGATGTGCCTGCTGGCAAAAAATTACCTTCCCTTGGTAATGGGGACATGGCTCGTTATTTGAAAACAGTTGTAGCTCCACAG GTTCCCCCAGAGTTGCATGCTTCTTTTATAGCAGCAGTTGACAAAGGAAACATAAGAAGCATGCCAAACAGAAGCATGCCTGCATCTCCGTATTCCACACCTGGTGCCCTTCTCATGGGAGATGCTTTCAACATGCGTCACCCTTTAACTGGAGGGGGAATGACTGTGGCTTTGTCTGACATTGTTTTGCTGAGGAACCTTCTTAGACCCCTGCATGATCTTCATGATGCTAATGCTCTTTGCAAATATCTTGAATCATTCTACACCCTACGCAAG CCAATGGCATCTACAATAAACACTTTAGCTGGGGCATTATACAAGGTGTTTTGTGCATCACCTGACCCAGCTAGTAAGGAACTGCGCCAGGCTTGTTTCGATTATTTAAGCCTTGGAGGTGTTTTCTCAGATGGACCAATATCTCTACTCTCAG GGTGCCTCTGCTATCATTTTTCCCATTATCAGGGCTGA
- the LOC106774500 gene encoding squalene monooxygenase isoform X1: MGMDFEFILGGITVSTMVLLFVLFNSASKKEATGLVHAENNGSSMITTTAENGNQHQEISPTSDIIIVGAGVAGSALAYTLGKEGRRVHVIERDLSEPDRIVGELLQPGGYLKLIELDLQDCVGEIDAQQVFGYALYKDGKNTKLSYSLEKFDSDVSGKSFHNGRFIQRMREKASTLPNVKLEQGTVTSLLEENGIIRGVNYKTRNGQELTAKAPLTIVCDGCFSNLRRSLCNPKVDVPSHFVGLVLENCNLPYENHGHVILGDPSPILFYPISSTEIRCLVDVPAGKKLPSLGNGDMARYLKTVVAPQVPPELHASFIAAVDKGNIRSMPNRSMPASPYSTPGALLMGDAFNMRHPLTGGGMTVALSDIVLLRNLLRPLHDLHDANALCKYLESFYTLRKPMASTINTLAGALYKVFCASPDPASKELRQACFDYLSLGGVFSDGPISLLSGLNPRPLSLVLHFFAVAIYGVGRLLIPFPSPKRMWIGARIISGASAIIFPIIRAEGIRQMFFPATVPAYYRTPPSNLHD, translated from the exons ATGGGGAtggattttgaatttattttgggCGGAATTACAGTTTCTACTATGGTTCTTCTGTTTGTTCTATTCAATTCTGCATCAAAGAAGGAGGCCACAGGTTTAGTACATGCAGAAAATAATGGTAGCAGTATGATAACAACAACAGCAGAAAATGGAAACCAACATCAAGAAATTTCACCAACCTCCGACATCATCATTGTCGGTGCTGGGGTTGCTGGTTCAGCCCTTGCTTACACACTTGGCAAG GAAGGAAGGCGAGTGCATGTTATTGAAAGGGACTTGAGTGAACCAGACAGGATTGTGGGAGAATTGCTACAACCTGGAGGTTATCTCAAGCTAATTGAGTTGGATCTCCAAG ATTGTGTGGGTGAGATTGATGCTCAGCAAGTCTTTGGCTATGCTCTTTACAAGGATGGGAAAAATACCAAACTTTCTTATTCCTTGGAAAAGTTTGACTCTGATGTTTCTGGAAAAAGCTTTCACAATGGCCGTTTCATACAGAGAATGCGAGAAAAGGCTTCAACTCTTCCAAA TGTAAAATTAGAACAAGGGACTGTCACATCTCtgctagaagaaaatggaaTCATCAGAGGGGTAAACTACAAAACCAGAAATGGACAAGAGCTCACAGCTAAGGCTCCACTGACTATAGTATGTGATGGTTGTTTTTCCAACTTGAGACGTTCTCTTTGCAACCCAAAG GTTGATGTACCATCTCATTTTGTTGGTCTGGTCCTAGAGAACTGCAATCTTCCATATGAAAACCACGGGCACGTTATCTTGGGTGATCCTTCTCCCATTTTGTTTTATCCCATAAGTAGCACTGAGATTCGGTGTCTGGTTGATGTGCCTGCTGGCAAAAAATTACCTTCCCTTGGTAATGGGGACATGGCTCGTTATTTGAAAACAGTTGTAGCTCCACAG GTTCCCCCAGAGTTGCATGCTTCTTTTATAGCAGCAGTTGACAAAGGAAACATAAGAAGCATGCCAAACAGAAGCATGCCTGCATCTCCGTATTCCACACCTGGTGCCCTTCTCATGGGAGATGCTTTCAACATGCGTCACCCTTTAACTGGAGGGGGAATGACTGTGGCTTTGTCTGACATTGTTTTGCTGAGGAACCTTCTTAGACCCCTGCATGATCTTCATGATGCTAATGCTCTTTGCAAATATCTTGAATCATTCTACACCCTACGCAAG CCAATGGCATCTACAATAAACACTTTAGCTGGGGCATTATACAAGGTGTTTTGTGCATCACCTGACCCAGCTAGTAAGGAACTGCGCCAGGCTTGTTTCGATTATTTAAGCCTTGGAGGTGTTTTCTCAGATGGACCAATATCTCTACTCTCAGGTCTAAATCCTCGTCCATTAAGCTTGGTTCTTCATTTCTTTGCTGTGGCTATATACGGTGTTGGTCGCTTACTCATACCATTTCCTTCTCCAAAACGCATGTGGATTGGAGCTAGAATTATTTCC GGTGCCTCTGCTATCATTTTTCCCATTATCAGGGCTGAAGGAATTAGACAAATGTTCTTCCCTGCGACTGTGCCAGCATATTACAGAACACCTCCTTCCAATTTGCATGATTAA